AACAGCATGGACCTAGAACTAAATGTTACGGGGATAGTGAAGCACAAAGTCTACCAGTTCTTCTGAAATGCTGCTAATAAATAATCTACCATCTGCTGAGATGATACTGCAAAGCTCCACTGGGTATTCGCACTATGGTTAGAGAAAGGGATGCCTCTTTCCCATCAGGTGTTGAACTGTTGGTGTCTGTGCCACACTAGACTAGTTAACCTGGCAATGTCAGTGGCTGGCTGTTTGTGGTCATATACATAGCCTTCAGCTTTTCTCCCCTCCTTTTCTCTACCCTATTCATAGTACCTGAAAAGTTACCTTGAACGTGTCGCCTGCTGTAAATGGAAAGTAGGGAAtagtcttctcttctcttccccatTTCCCAGCAATTCGTGCATTTCGGGTGATGGATTTCTCACTGAAGTTAACTGTAAATAACAGCCCAACATCTTTGTTGGCATCCACTGGATCACAGAGCAGAGtcactgaaaagctgaaaaaagatCTATTAAATGACTGGAACTTTCAGAAATATGAAAGGACCTGGTGAACGTGGCAGATGTTTATAGAGACTAGAGATAGCTGTTGGTTTCATGTCAGACTGAAACACAGGACTTCTACAGGCTTAGAAGCTGGAGAAAGGAATGAGACCCGGCTGGTCTTTGTTTCCTGCCCCAGTACCCAGTAGAATGCTAGTGATTTCTGATGTTGCTTTCCCTCTGTCTTGACTGAAATAAAACCCTTCAACATGTACTCATTTGTGTCCTAAAAGAAACCTTGGCATACTCTTCACCAGTGGAAGCAGTGGAGCTGATAGCTGTACATGCAAAAAAAGTATAATGATGAGCATAGTTGCTGTTATCCTGATAAAAGACAGCAATGAACTTCCAGCTCCTGTGCCAAAACTGGTTTTTAAATGGTGTTGATTCCAACCCCCCGCAGACAACCAAGATTCAGGTTGAGAATTACACCTCTTCCTGACGGAGAAATGCCACTTTTGTGTTCCCTCCAGTTCACATTAGATAAGGGCAAGGAGTAGAAAATCTTGTCAGGGCAGTCAGAAAGGCTGAACAGTGAACTCCTCCCTGACCTTCTAATCTTAGTCTGAGtgcaggaaaattaaataaggCCATAAATTGTTAATTTTGTTTGACTTTCTTCCTTCAAAGAGCACATACCTCCAAGAAAAGTGTCCGATTTAGAAGAAAGGTAGGAGCATGTGTAACAGGGTGAAGCCCCCAGCAGTCCCTTCACCTACCTCTTGGGTTTGGAATGTACCATGCCTATGACTGTGAGTTTCATGGTTGGTCTCAGGCCACCTTTAATTTCACCAACATACTGCTCCACCTGCAGGGAACAGTGAAAATGGCTTCAGTGGGTCATGCTGTGGGTAAACCAGCTTTAACAGGTGCTTTGATCACCTGATATgacttgggtttatttttatatgtacaAAAGAACTACCAAGTGTTTCCAGCTCAAAGTACTTCTTGCACTCTGATGACACTATAAATCTGGTAACAGCACTCCAGTTGCTCTagttgcagtggatgaaaagCTTTGTGGCAGCATGATGTGTGGTGCAGACTCTGCTTGAACCTACTCTGTCCTGCCACCTCAAATTTGCTACCAGATTTTGGTGGGCTAACTTGGCACCATCAGGCCTTACACCAGGCCAGGCAGCCTCTGTCCTGCACTGTACAAGCAGCGTAGATGCTGCCCTGCCACTGCATGTTGACCACATCCTCACAGGCAATCCCAGTCCTCTTGTGACAGTGACTTTGAAAAGTCACACTTCTTCAGAGGCAAAAAATGGCTTCTTGGTGATCTGCTTTTGTCCTGTTCACAGAGACCTGTAGTTGCAAGCTGTACCCAAAGATTTGAGCTACATTTGCTTTTTCCAAGCAATTCTCTAACAGCTTTGATGGTCAGCAGAAGAACTAATATAGGCCATAGCTGACGTGGAAATATTATAGAGAGAGACCTTGGAAACAATTGATAGGGATGTTTTGAGGCTTCATTTTCAGAAACggttttaaaatggaaatgtcaGAATGCTACAGTGCAGCATGTAATCACCCCCCATGCAGATTCACTTAGAAAGAAGCTGCTATAAAACACTAAATGTTATTAGCAACTTGCGTAACACTGATAATATTCCAAGGCAATGCACAACAGACCTGGTTTGAGATAAAAAGAGCTTTATCATTCCAGTGTTCCAAGGTAAAAATTCAGACAGTTTTGCTAGAAGACCTGCACAATATATGCACACAAATTCaagataaaaaatgttttgcctgTACCTCATTTCCTAATTTTATTATACTACCTATGTCTTCTGCTATGATGACcttatacagtttattttcccACTTGGATATTCACATCCAGTTACCTTTAGAGCTTCACAGATATATTAATAAACCTCTAATCCCTAACAAGGTCAATATTggaagaataattttgaaatttaccTTCAAAAGTGACAGCAGTACTAATAAATTGCTAGTGATATAAATTTACTCTTGCAGGAGTTGTACAGGTGACTCCAGCAAGTATATTTTGAACTTTGTAACAAAAGAAATGCATCAAGCACTTGATATGTTTTACGTAAGGAAACTGCTTGTCAAGAATCTGACTGTAGGGAGATACTTTAAACTGGATAGAGCAATTAGAAAGCAGGTAATAAGCAAAAAAGATCTCAGGATAAATGAAGTTCATGCTCACAGAGGTCTCATGTCCCACTAAACCTTCTTCCTTGCCTaaagacaaaatacaaaatactacCCCAAGTTGAAAATGCACATTGAGAAATTGTTTGTGCAGAGGTGCACCATAAGAACTATCATCACTAAAGGCACAGGATATCAGAACTGAATAGAACAAATGATGACCACATGGTCTCAAGAGTTACAGTTCATCCAGCGTGGCTGGAGAAAATTTGGAGGCGTGACTGCCCACACACATTTATCTGTGGACACCTAGTTAACCATACGGGTGAGAAATACTCGGGAAGATGCAGGAAGTAATGGTAGAAACTCCTGCAAGCTTCTTGCAGAGTTTATGGGTGGGTCCCACCATATGCATATGGCACAGCTCCCATCCCGTATTTTCCATTCAGGAGCCCTGGGGACTGACTTGGTCACTTACTTTGGCACACCTCTCCTCTGTCATCTCTTACACTTGCCTCGCCGCTGCAGTCCCCGGAGGAGCTTTTGTTTTGCGTGTCaggacaaaagcaaacaaaaagcccagaaTAAAGGGAGGATGTCGAGGGGGGTCTTATCTCTGCCAAACACTGGCTGGACACCACCCAGCCCCGCAGCTGAGTCACTCCCTCTGCGCCTGGTCCCTTGTGGGGGAGGCTCACAAATGGCGcggagggagggcaggggccGCCCGGCGCCCCGCACGGGAGCGCCCGGGGAGCGGTGCCTGGAGCCGCGCCCGCACATTGCACACGGGTACTGAACGCTCCGGGGCACTGTGCACAGCCCACGCCTAAGGTACTCCGTACTACATACGCATACTTGTATATGTAATACGTACAAACCCCACGTCATTTATTTATTGAGACCAACTCTCGCCTCTCTCAAATGCATAACTACAcgtgtgtatacatatatgtatttatatacaaTTTACAGCCTTATATATACACCTACATGTAGGTCTGTACATCCTATATATATGTACACCTATATATACACTGTATATACTGTAGATGTGTATATAGATCTGTATTTGTATATATGTATAGgggtgtatatatacatatatacatatacatatatatatacacatatacatacatacttacatacatacatatatacatatatatatatatatatatatatatatatatatgtaccaGAGTGAAGTATATGTACAGGATCATACAGCTATGGGTACATATAgtcgcacacacacacacgtagCCCTGTACGTGTACCTCTGCGGCTGAGTGTGGGTGTATTTACGAGTATTTACGAGTACCCCCGCACCCACACCAGACCGCACCAACTCCCCCGCCTCAGCCGGCCCCCGCCCCGTCACGGACCCGCGCGTCCGCACAGGGGGCGGGGCTTCGGGCAGGAGCCAATCAGAGCCTCGCCAGGCATCGACAAAGGGCGGGGCCGGTGTGTGGGCGGGGCCAGGCGTGGTCAGTGGGGGGCGGGGCCTGCTCTGCCCGGGCCCTGGCGGCGGCGTCAGGCGCCCCAAACAAACATGGCGCTTTATTTACATTCCGCCCCGGCTCGGCCAATGGGCGGCCGCCTTGCCCGCGTGCCGGGCCGGCGGCGCGGTCAGCTGAGGCGGtgcccaagatggcggcggcgcggggcggcggtgccggggcGGTGCTGTAGAGCCcagcgccgccggggccgcgccgtGCCCCGCCAGAAAGCATCGCGGCATCGCCCTCGTGTGTGTCACCCCGTCCCGGGTCTTCCCGTCGTCCCGGGAAGATGTATTCTTTTGGGAATGAAGAAGCGGATTCTCTGGAGCGTCTTTTCGGGTTTTTCTGTGAGTGCGTACGGCGTGGGCACTGGCAGCTTGCACAGGCCTGCGTACCCCAGCTGAGCCGGTGGCACGGGGACGGCCCCGGGAAGGTGGAGGCAATTCTTCAGGCTCTTGTGGCTTGCCCCGTGGGGGTAAGGTAAGTAAGGTACTGCTCTGGTTCCGTAGACTTGAACGTGAAATGGGGAGGAGCAATTGGCTTAGTGCTGGCTGTGGGAGACAGGTAGAATCAGGGAAGTAGCGCTTCAGTGCTGAGGTGTCTTGTGATGCTGTTCTCTGAACTTTGATGTCTTATCACTGACCAAGAGCTTAGCAGGCT
The window above is part of the Vidua macroura isolate BioBank_ID:100142 chromosome 6, ASM2450914v1, whole genome shotgun sequence genome. Proteins encoded here:
- the LOC128809316 gene encoding galectin-related protein A-like → MTEERCAKVEQYVGEIKGGLRPTMKLTVIGMVHSKPKSFSVTLLCDPVDANKDVGLLFTVNFSEKSITRNARIAGKWGREEKTIPYFPFTAGDTFKMELLCEHQQIRVLLDGRQLCDFTHRIQPLSLVKALRISGDIKLTKVA